CTGTTCATGGTCACGGGTTTCCATCGTCAGTTTCAAGAAACATGCGTTTACCGCCATATTTTCATCCGCACGGTCATGGTGTACCGCAACCACATTAGCGCCCAAATCAGCAACAATAGTGGAAACCCGTTGTAGTTCCCCTGGTTTATCCGTCAACGCAATGGTAAAGTTGGCTGTTCTTCCCGCTTTCAACAGCCCACGGGTAATGACACGGGACAAAATATTCACGTCAATATTCCCGCCAGAAACCAGACATACCACCCGTTTTCCAACAACATCTACTTTATTGAATAAAGCGGCCGCAACAGCTACTGCTCCTGCACCTTCTGCAATCAATTTTTGTTCTTCAATCAAAGCCAAAATTGCGCTGGATACTTCATCATCTGTTACAGTGACAATATCGTCTACATACTTTTTACAGAGTTCATAGGTAATATCCCCTGGCTTTTTCACCGCAATACCATCGGCAATCGTCGCAACAGATTTCAGTTCTTCCATATGTCCATGTTTTACTGCGTTAAACATAGAAGGAGCACCAGCAGACTGCACCCCATATACTTTGCAGTGGGGGTTTAAGCTTTTGATGGCATATGCAACACCGGCAATTAATCCGCCCCCGCCAACTGGTACGATTACTGCATCCACATCTGGCAACTGGTCTAGAATTTCCAAACCAATTGTTCCCTGGCCTGCAATGACCTCATCATCATCAAAAGGATGGATAAAAGTCCGCCCTGTTTCTTTTTGCAATTCCAATGCTTTTTGGTAAGCATCATCATAAGCACCTTTGACCAAAACCACTTGGGCACCATATTTTTTCGTTGCTTCTACTTTGGAAATAGGGGCGCCTTCTGGAATACAAATCATAGCAGGGATATTCCCTTTTTGTGCAGCCAAAGCCACTCCTTGAGCATGATTGCCGGCGGAGCAGGCAATGACCCCTTTTTGTTTTTCTTCTTCGGAAAGCTCTGCCATCTTACAGTAGGCTCCTCTTACTTTAAAGGACCCCGTTACCTGTAAATTCTCTGTTTTCAAATAAATCCTTGCGTCCGGCCGCAATTTTTGGGCATAAATCAAATCTGTTTTACGGGCCACATTTTTTAATACATAAGCTGCATGATAAATTTTGTCCAAAGTCAACATTACAATCCATCCTCACTTTTTGATATCTTGCCGATACAATTAAGAATATTTTGGTCAGATTATTTTCCTTAAACATTACATTGTTTTCTTAATGTAATTATGTTACGGAATGGTTTATTTTATAAAAGGAAAATAAAAAACCTTCGTCTCTATCCAAAGAGACGAAGGCAATAACTCCGCGGTACCACTCTATTTGCTGCAAAAAAATGCAGCCCCTTAACCGTATCCAATAATACGTTCTCTTGTTAACGGTGAGAAACCGGCCTGGCTTAATCTTGAACTACTCAATTTCAGCTGGCTGCTCAAGGGTGATTTTCATCGCAGATTTTGGGTTACCTTTCACCATCCGGCAACTCTCTGAACCAAAGTTTCTGGATTTCTTCCCTTTCAACGCAATTTTATTATTCTAAATTTAGTTTATTCTTTTTATTTCCATTTGTCAAGTAGTAAAATTAAAATAATTTAATAAAAAGTATTCGGTTTATATCGCCAGCCTTCTTATATCACTAACGTAAGCCCTGTTTTCCTCATTGCCGATCATATCGAAATAAAAAAATCCCTGCAACTGGTAAGGAGACAATTCCAATTGCAGGGATGAAAATTCACAAATGGGGCTTATGAATTTTCAAAAAATATATAAAGAATGAGAAAAGAGAAGAAAAAAGCTAATTTGTTTGTTTTATTACTAGATATTATTTTTTATTAGCAATAAAACTGTTTTCTTCTTACAATTAAAGTTTAACTGAAATAAAATAAAAAGTCAATATATAATTGAAAAACTGATAAACGGTTAAATAACAATAAAATATGCTCATTTTGCAATCAAAAACAATCATCCATTTTTGATAACGATTATAACCAAATCCAATCCAAACAATTTGATAATTACTTTCACATTTAATTAAATAAAGGTTTATTATCTAAACTACTGTTATTAAACCAAAAATAGTTTCAATATAATATTTTTATCCATATAATATCTATATTTCCAAAATAGTAATTATGGTAAAAATCATCCAATTTATGAAAGTTAATTTACCCTAATTTTGATTATTTATGATTGTAAGTCGATTGATTTTGATTTTTTTATCGCTTTTTATCATTTTTTTCATTAATAATTGACTTTTCTTCACTTTGTATATATTATATAATCAAGTACATAAATTATACCGATTTTAAAAAATAAAATAGTAATTATTTACATAATTTATGTTTTGGGCGCATTTCATTTCCAATCTAAAAAATGATTATTTCATTCTAAAGGAGGGTTGTAACTAATAAAAAAAGAGAAATTGGAAATTGAAATAAATTAAAATTTGCAGGCTTTTTTGAAAAGGAGGTCAAAAATGAACCGAAAGTTACGCAAAATAATTAGCGCAGCAACCGCTGCTGCAATTTTAGCATCATCCTTGGCAACTGGAGGCTTAACAGTTAGCGCAGCTGCGCCATCTGAACCCATCCAAACGTTCCAGGAAGTTTGGGGAATGGAAGATGTTACAGGGGAACAGCTTCGGGCTTCTATTGGTGATGCTTATGGGATGATCCGGGATAACATTTTTACATTGGATATTGCAGAAGGAAAAGGTGTAGATGGCAGCAATGCTATTGCATGGACCAATACTGCTTCTTCCCCAAATTATAGCGATATCGACCTACGTTACCATGAATTAGAAAATAGGCAGACAGATTGGTCCGGTGCAGAAGAAGTTTGGTTCCATGTGGACTTTAGGGAATATGGAACTATGGAACCACAAATCCGCTTTGCTTTCCAAGAAACTGTTTATCAGGAAGATGGAACATCCCTGAATGTTCAACATGCTCTTTCTATGAAATCAGGGGCATTATACTATTATAATGATGGGTTAAACTGGATTCCAGGAGAAGTGGATGGTAGCCAAAGGATGACTTTCCCAGTAGGGTTTAATGGTTGGGTTCGTATCCCACTAGATATGTCTACTTTTTCCGCCTATTGGAATGGCTATGATGATATGTATTTAAAAGATGTAAATCAGTTAAATATGCACATTGTGGGTAACGATACTACATTAAATAAAACAGCATACTTAGATAGTTTTGGCATTGTTGGCCAAGGCTTTTCAGACAAACTGCCCTCACAAGGAAATTACTCCTATAAAGAAATGTGGGGAGTAGAAGGAATCACCGATTTGCCAGGAATGTTGGGCGACTTCTATGGCATGTTAAACAAATATTATGATTTAAGTGTTTCCGAAGACAAAGGATTCAATGGAAGTTCTGCCTTGGCGTGGAAAATCAATCAATCTACAGCCGGTTTGCCAAATTCCGATGTGGATATCCGCTTATGGAGCGAAGCTTGTACAATAAAAGATACCAATGGTACTGGTGCGGAAGAACTTTGGTTCTATGCGGATGCTACCGAATTTGGAGACCAACCAACAGAGATTCGGTTCGCTTTCCAAGAAGATACTACAGATGGATTCCAACATGCACTCCAACTGGTAAATGGGACAACTTACCAAACCAATGATGGTAAAGCATGGACAACCAAAAAAGTAGAAAATAACTTGATTACTTTGGATGCAGGGTTTAAAGGTTGGGTTCGTATTCCACTAAGCAATGCTACCTTTACTCAATATTGGTCATCTGGTGGAAATGTAACCACAGTTTGTTATTCCTCTATTAACCAATTTAACATGCATGTCAATTCCAATGACAGCAACATTGGCAAGACTCTCTATTTAGATGGATTTGGATTTGTAGGAAATGTGAATGGCGTGGATTTACCAGTAGAACCTGTTGATCCAACAATAGGAGCTCCTATATTTAACCAAAACATTTTAAACAATCCAAATTTAACTTGTTATAAAAATGGTTCTACTCCAATTACCGATGCTAGTGCGACCAGTGAAACCAGCAGCAGGTTGACCTACCGCACATTTGGTGCTTCTCATGGCCAGGCATATATCAATCAGGATTCTGGTATGTTGTTGTATATTCCCAATCAAGGCTTCTCTGGAACCGATACCTTTACTGTTCGGGTAACGGATGAACAACTTCGTATGGCAACAATTCAAATCAATGTAACCGTATCCGAGGAAACTGATCCAAATGCTGGTGAAACGATTGATCCACCATCTCCAGAATATCCAGAAACACCTGACGCTCCAACTATGCCAAAACCGGACATAGAACGAGCAGTTAGCTTGTTAAAGGATTTTGGATTGGAAGGATATGTTGGAGAAAATATTCAGGGTAATATTGACCAATGGCAAGTAAATGCTTTAAAAGATAACCCTAATATTATCGAACAGATTGAATCCGTAACCGCAGGGGATGGAAAAATTGCATTAAGCAGTATTTTATCCGATGCTAGTGGAGCATTAGGTCAAGGTATTTACAAATTGGATATTAACGAGTCCAAAGGCTATGATGGAACACAGGCTGTCCAATGGACTAGCCTAAAAAATACACCTCTTACCGCTGATACAGATGTACGATTTGTTGGCGATAGTACTGCTACAATCGATTGGACTGGTGCAAAAGAGGTCTGGTTCTATCTTGATAATACCGAAATGACCTCTGGTAATCTGGAATTCCGATTTGCTTTTGAGGAACAAAATATTACCGGCAAAAAAGGAAGAGAATCCTGGCAGATGAAAGACGGTTCCAAAGCATATTTATGCGGTGATGGTGTAAACTGGACAGAATCTACTGTATCCAACCGTGCATTTTTGATTCCTGCCCAATTCAAAGGTTGGATCAAAATCGCCCTGACGCCAGAAGTATTTGAAGTGTATTGGGATGAATTAGGAGAAGAACAACATACAATTGACTTAAAAGACGTTCACCAATTCCAATTGAGAATCCATCCAAATGAGGATACTGTGGACAAGAGCTTTTATTTAGACAATTTTGCAATTGTTGGTAATGTAAATGGAACCGAAGCAGCTCCTGTTGCAATTTCATCCGAAGATAGTTTCAAAACTGTTTGGAACATGGATTCCTTGAAACAATCTTCCCAATATACTGGGGCATTGGTTGCTTGGTATGATGAGTTTCCAGGAAAATTATTGACTGGTATTTCCTATAGCTATTTGTTAAATCCAGATCCAGACCTATTGGTTGCTGGAAATGAATTGGCGGACGCTATGACAAACGCACAAGGAAAAGATGGTTATTTAGGAATCTATGCAGGAAATTCCGTTATGGGCGGACAAGGAAGCAACTGGGATGTTTGGGGACATTACCATTCCATCTATGGCCTATATAACTGGTATAAAATTACAGGAAACCAAACTTACCTGAATAC
This is a stretch of genomic DNA from Clostridium facile. It encodes these proteins:
- the ilvA gene encoding threonine ammonia-lyase — translated: MLTLDKIYHAAYVLKNVARKTDLIYAQKLRPDARIYLKTENLQVTGSFKVRGAYCKMAELSEEEKQKGVIACSAGNHAQGVALAAQKGNIPAMICIPEGAPISKVEATKKYGAQVVLVKGAYDDAYQKALELQKETGRTFIHPFDDDEVIAGQGTIGLEILDQLPDVDAVIVPVGGGGLIAGVAYAIKSLNPHCKVYGVQSAGAPSMFNAVKHGHMEELKSVATIADGIAVKKPGDITYELCKKYVDDIVTVTDDEVSSAILALIEEQKLIAEGAGAVAVAAALFNKVDVVGKRVVCLVSGGNIDVNILSRVITRGLLKAGRTANFTIALTDKPGELQRVSTIVADLGANVVAVHHDRADENMAVNACFLKLTMETRDHEQVEEIRKALVEAGYEVTEIH
- a CDS encoding beta-L-arabinofuranosidase domain-containing protein translates to MNRKLRKIISAATAAAILASSLATGGLTVSAAAPSEPIQTFQEVWGMEDVTGEQLRASIGDAYGMIRDNIFTLDIAEGKGVDGSNAIAWTNTASSPNYSDIDLRYHELENRQTDWSGAEEVWFHVDFREYGTMEPQIRFAFQETVYQEDGTSLNVQHALSMKSGALYYYNDGLNWIPGEVDGSQRMTFPVGFNGWVRIPLDMSTFSAYWNGYDDMYLKDVNQLNMHIVGNDTTLNKTAYLDSFGIVGQGFSDKLPSQGNYSYKEMWGVEGITDLPGMLGDFYGMLNKYYDLSVSEDKGFNGSSALAWKINQSTAGLPNSDVDIRLWSEACTIKDTNGTGAEELWFYADATEFGDQPTEIRFAFQEDTTDGFQHALQLVNGTTYQTNDGKAWTTKKVENNLITLDAGFKGWVRIPLSNATFTQYWSSGGNVTTVCYSSINQFNMHVNSNDSNIGKTLYLDGFGFVGNVNGVDLPVEPVDPTIGAPIFNQNILNNPNLTCYKNGSTPITDASATSETSSRLTYRTFGASHGQAYINQDSGMLLYIPNQGFSGTDTFTVRVTDEQLRMATIQINVTVSEETDPNAGETIDPPSPEYPETPDAPTMPKPDIERAVSLLKDFGLEGYVGENIQGNIDQWQVNALKDNPNIIEQIESVTAGDGKIALSSILSDASGALGQGIYKLDINESKGYDGTQAVQWTSLKNTPLTADTDVRFVGDSTATIDWTGAKEVWFYLDNTEMTSGNLEFRFAFEEQNITGKKGRESWQMKDGSKAYLCGDGVNWTESTVSNRAFLIPAQFKGWIKIALTPEVFEVYWDELGEEQHTIDLKDVHQFQLRIHPNEDTVDKSFYLDNFAIVGNVNGTEAAPVAISSEDSFKTVWNMDSLKQSSQYTGALVAWYDEFPGKLLTGISYSYLLNPDPDLLVAGNELADAMTNAQGKDGYLGIYAGNSVMGGQGSNWDVWGHYHSIYGLYNWYKITGNQTYLNTAIKAADYVYKYFIEGGRTFDSAGSQTMNLGISHGFAVLYQETGDVRYLNAARQIVVEDWPRSGDWLNNALNGNDYYQSPLPRWEALHTIITLGTLYEVDHNDNYYNALQDIWYSIQKTDVHNTGGFTSGEQACGDPYNTGAIETCCTVAWMALSTEYLQLSHDSFAADQMEISYFNGMLGSLLNNDKQVTYNTPMNGSKGSSQEQIAFQYNSGSPDFNCCQANAARGLGELSQWGVLTNNTDLYLNYYGPSHAHSYTPAGNPITIHQETNYPKDGAIKITLDLEQNETFNFNLRIPVWAMQGNTLKINGESVSGLVSGEYYTMNREWKNGDTLELNLDIAVHYWVGEKNFAGKTSVYYGPILLAYDTNYNFLPASGATLQTSDLENMKVVDGSEEGCWLFAETKTINGIPVKLVDFASCGQDKSNYETWLNINHTMDYIPYVQGGNPIWNNTPNMPSYTVTAIENNYATVTIEDSEVSFGGSTTFTVSVKNGKELQDILVNGKSIGAVTEYTLTNIKQDTTITVVLKGDKSILDAVIKYAEEQKASDDFNNVIAYVQESFNAALDAAKEIAADPAATQDAIDAAWKALMTEIHKLGFVKGDITSLEALVALAEGYDMNDYVEAGQAEFLEALKAAQDLLADKDNAMQAEIETVETNLLNAMLNLRYKADKSILEKVIAEANGKDANAYTAESYAVLEAAVAEANAVMENKNATQEEVDAAVTSVQEAMKGLVAVEKPSTETPDDNKADGTQTGQESTTTKANAAKTGDVAPIAGVIALVLAGVAVVTLKKKK